A single region of the Plasmodium malariae genome assembly, chromosome: 7 genome encodes:
- the PmUG01_07016300 gene encoding replication protein A1, small fragment, putative translates to MSENDLLFRISQITTYVSKWIIKAKVVNKSKLSTFKNNNSFFSIDVTDVHGDSISCKFWGSAADKWFNNIELKKVYIFSKGRVSIANPKYNTVKHKYELTFNEDSEIHEVKDDGEIKIQKKISLVNLRDIKIATKETPFTADLIGIVKHIGAVSNLKTKQGNDIIKQNIIIVDDTKHSFEISFWDNNVNLIENEIKENEIYIFTNISIRNWNDMKNGTFGVTSSIEKMENLNDELKNKCAVISQWYNTNGKYEQFTNMRNILSNDVTQIPDKHYALSDVNDVLTKVSGTYTLVGRIKRIYWKSKENEHRFYYPACTKCKKKLLSSGQESSLDNDYDNNVEANHDEENVVYSCMNCDENNVKPFYNYTFNFLFMDFSGSITLRAFSDEGYNLLGKKAEDLKSLDEDSLDYLFNYDFLYKEYKVVVRVNQKVYNGIERVNFTAMRIFPQKHSDISYLLNEIQSLITNNSTSNKNKRSLNDDQHEAKKQKV, encoded by the exons ATGAGTGAAAACGA TCTGCTTTTTCGAATTAGCCAAATAACAACCTATGTGAGCAAATGGATTATAAAGGCAAAAGTCGTAAATAAGTCGAAGCTGTCAACATTCAAAAACAACAACAGCTTTTTTAGCATAGATGTAACAGACGTGCATGGGGATTCTATTTCTTGTAAATTTTGGGGAAGTGCAGCGGACAAGTGGTTTAATAATATCGAGTTAAAAAAAGTGTACATCTTTTCGAAAGGAAGAGTTTCCATAGCAAATCCTAAATATAACACAGTAAAACATAAGTACGAATTAACATTTAATGAGGATAGTGAAATTCACGAAGTAAAAGATGATGGAGAAATAAaaatccaaaaaaaaatatcgcTAGTTAATTTAAGggatataaaaatagcaaCAAAAGAAACTCCATTTACTGCAGATTTAATAGGTATAGTGAAACATATCGGTGCTGTAAGTAACTTGAAAACTAAACAGGGgaatgatataataaaacaaaacataatTATTGTTGATGACACAAAACATTCTTTTGAAATTTCCTTTTGGgataataatgttaatttaatagaaaatgaaataaaagaaaatgagatttatatatttacaaatatcaGTATAAGAAATTGGAATGATATGAAAAATGGAACTTTTGGAGTTACGAGTTCAATTGAAAAAATGGAGAATTTAAAtgatgaattaaaaaataagtgtGCCGTAATATCTCAGTGGTATAATACAAATGGAAAGTATGAACAATTTACAAATATGAGAAATATTTTGTCAAATGATGTTACACAAATACCTGATAAACATTATGCTTTAAGTGATGTTAATGACGTATTGACAAAAGTATCTGGGACATATACCTTAGTGggaagaattaaaagaatttattgGAAAAGTAAAGAAAATGAACATAGGTTTTATTACCCTGCTTGTACCAaatgtaaaaagaaattattatctAGTGGACAAGAAAGTTCTTTAGATAATGATTATGATAACAATGTAGAAGCTAATCATGATGAAGAAAATGTTGTATATTCTTGTATGAACTGCgatgaaaataatgtaaaacctttttataattatacatttaattttctatttatggATTTTTCTGGATCAATTACTTTAAGAGCCTTTTCTGATGAAGGCTACAATTTATTGGGGAAAAAAGCAGAAGACTTAAAAAGCTTAGATGAAGATAGCCtagattatttatttaattacgACTTCTTGTATAAAGAATACAAAGTTGTGGTTCGGGTTAACCAAAAGGTTTACAATGGAATTGAAAGAGTTAATTTTACTGCTATGAGAATTTTCCCACAAAAACATTCAGATATTTCTTACTTGCTCAATGAAATTCAGTCGCTCATTACAAATAATAGTacatcaaataaaaataagagatCCCTGAATGACGACCAGCATGAAGCCAAAAAGCAGAAGGTATAG